The following coding sequences lie in one Arabidopsis thaliana chromosome 3, partial sequence genomic window:
- a CDS encoding alpha/beta-Hydrolases superfamily protein (alpha/beta-Hydrolases superfamily protein; LOCATED IN: cellular_component unknown; EXPRESSED IN: 25 plant structures; EXPRESSED DURING: 15 growth stages; BEST Arabidopsis thaliana protein match is: alpha/beta-Hydrolases superfamily protein (TAIR:AT4G14290.1); Has 35333 Blast hits to 34131 proteins in 2444 species: Archae - 798; Bacteria - 22429; Metazoa - 974; Fungi - 991; Plants - 531; Viruses - 0; Other Eukaryotes - 9610 (source: NCBI BLink).): protein MGAVTSLMYGVEDPSIAGMILDSPFSDLVDLMMELVDTYKFRLPKFTVKFAIQFMRRAIQKKAKFDIMELNTIKVAKASFVPVLFGHALDDDFIRPHHSDRIYEAYVGDKNIIKFPGDHNSPRPPFYFDSINIFFHNVLQPPEVVGPTFYDPLDDYFANGSWGTMNDTNIPQSSVQKSLAAGSISEAINEVRKKRPMSRTDVPSNVTLTSNGSPSETKEKENPDGRGSSSSPDMISFDLSDGNQYPPHLRMALDDDQYVEYQMEDMADFPSNAEEEERMLMKAVMESLKDLEVQSQQKKEPPETRIHGGSAFLNAVQCISSREESTSTRANQSETDSASSPVTRSQDQLPSSSESNPPSETSSSLARTVTSSVPGSLSQKESETGDVPGTKATVTVERSSSAPGKVLDGLIRRWDLNFFKNNK, encoded by the exons ATGGGTGCTGTTACTAG cTTGATGTATGGAGTCGAGGATCCTTCGATTGCAGGAATGATTCTAGACAGCCCCTTCTCCGATTTAGTTGATCTGATGATGGAACTTGTTGATACATATAAGTTTCGTCTGCCAAAGTTTACT GTAAAATTTGCTATACAGTTTATGCGGAGAGCTATTCAGAAAAAAGCAAAGTTTGATATAATGGAATTGAACACCATTAAG GTGGCAAAGGCTAGTTTTGTTCCGGTTTTATTTGGACATGCCTTAGATGATGACTTTATCCGCCCTCATCATTCAGATCGTATATATGAAGCTTACGTA GGTgacaaaaatatcatcaaatttcCGGGAGACCACAACTCCCCAAGGCCTCCATTCTATTTTGATTCGATCAATATCTTTTTCCATAACGTTCTTCAACCCCCAGAGGTGGTGGGGCCGACATTTTATGACCCATTGGATGATTACTTTGCAAAT GGCAGTTGGGGAACTATGAATGACACAAATATTCCACAATCCTCTGTACAGAAAA GTTTAGCCGCAGGTAGCATCTCTGAGGCAATTAATGAAGTCCGCAAGAAACGACCCATGAGTCGCACAGAT GTTCCTTCAAATGTCACACTCACATCTAACGGTTCTCCATCAGAAACTAAG gAAAAAGAGAATCCTGATGGCCGTGGCAGTTCATCGTCTCCTGATATGATAAGCTTTGATTTGTCAGACGGCAATCAATACCCTCCTCACCTTAGGATGGCTTTAGATGATGATCAATATGTTGAGTATCAGATGGAGGACATGGCTGATTTCCCATCTaatgcagaggaagaagaaaga ATGCTTATGAAAGCGGTGATGGAATCGTTGAAAGACTTGGAAGTGCAAAgtcaacagaaaaaagaacCTCCTGAGACGAGAATTCATGGCGGCTCTGCTTTTTTAAATGCAGTTCAATGCATTTCATCCAGGGAAGAATCAACTTCAACTCGAGCAAATCAATCAGAGACTGATTCTGCTTCCAGTCCAGTAACACGTAGCCAGGATCAACTACCGTCATCTTCTGAGTCCAATCCTCCTAGTGAGACCTCGAGTTCTCTGGCGAGAACCGTAACCTCTTCTGTTCCCGGCTCTTTAAGCCAGAAGGAAAGCGAGACTGGTGACGTGCCAGGTACAAAGGCCACCGTGACAGTGGAACGTAGTAGTAGTGCACCGGGGAAAGTCTTAGACGGGTTAATACGCAGGTGGGATcttaactttttcaaaaacaacaaataa